In a genomic window of Methanosarcina horonobensis HB-1 = JCM 15518:
- a CDS encoding proteasome-activating nucleotidase — protein sequence MTDSTKSKDESMRSHLVKPGSVYDGIEPGELGESTESVQDRVRQLESRNSFLEEQCSQIESEKRYLENQKIKYEREIRKLQSELDRMKTSPLIIGTVIDVIKNDRIIVRSSNGPQFLVNVSQYIDEKKLLPGAKVALNQHTLAIAEVIPSTEEPFVAAMEVIESVEVDYDQIGGLDEQIQELQEAVELPLTEPERFARIGIEPPKGVLLYGLPGTGKTLLAKAVAHRTNATFIRVVGSELVQKYIGDGSKLVREIFEMARKKAPSIIFIDELDSIAARRLNETTGADREVQRTLMQLLAEMDGFDKRKNIRIIAATNRPDVLDPAILRPGRFDRLVHVPMPGVEARGKILEIHCEKMTLSEDIDFKKLAKATEGMSGADLKAIATEAGMFAVRKDKEMVEMEEFLEAVEKVSMAADTQKMMPVSLPETMFV from the coding sequence ATGACGGATAGTACCAAAAGTAAGGATGAAAGCATGCGCAGTCACCTTGTAAAGCCCGGATCTGTGTATGACGGAATCGAGCCTGGAGAGCTGGGGGAGTCAACTGAAAGCGTCCAGGACCGAGTGAGGCAACTCGAAAGCCGCAACAGTTTTCTGGAAGAGCAGTGTAGCCAGATAGAGTCCGAGAAACGCTATTTGGAGAACCAGAAGATCAAGTATGAGAGAGAGATACGAAAGCTGCAGTCAGAGCTCGATCGCATGAAAACCTCTCCGCTGATCATTGGTACGGTTATTGATGTGATCAAGAATGATCGTATAATTGTCCGTAGCAGTAACGGACCTCAGTTTCTGGTTAACGTCTCACAGTATATTGACGAGAAAAAACTGCTGCCAGGGGCAAAGGTTGCCTTGAACCAGCATACACTTGCCATTGCAGAGGTTATCCCCTCCACGGAAGAACCCTTTGTCGCTGCAATGGAGGTTATCGAAAGTGTGGAAGTGGACTATGACCAGATAGGCGGTCTAGATGAGCAGATTCAGGAACTTCAGGAAGCAGTCGAACTTCCGCTAACCGAACCTGAACGCTTTGCCCGGATAGGAATTGAGCCCCCGAAAGGAGTACTACTCTACGGGCTTCCGGGAACGGGCAAAACTCTGCTTGCAAAAGCCGTAGCTCATAGAACAAATGCGACATTCATCAGAGTCGTGGGTTCTGAGCTTGTACAAAAATACATAGGGGACGGCTCCAAACTGGTCAGGGAAATCTTCGAGATGGCACGGAAAAAAGCTCCCAGTATCATCTTTATTGATGAGCTGGACTCGATAGCTGCAAGGCGTTTAAACGAGACGACTGGCGCAGATAGAGAAGTTCAGAGAACTTTGATGCAGCTTCTTGCAGAAATGGATGGCTTTGACAAGAGAAAGAACATTCGGATTATTGCAGCAACAAACAGACCGGATGTCCTTGACCCTGCAATTCTCAGGCCAGGCCGTTTTGACAGGCTTGTCCATGTTCCGATGCCCGGGGTGGAAGCTAGAGGAAAAATCCTCGAGATCCATTGTGAAAAGATGACTCTTTCAGAAGACATCGACTTTAAGAAGCTTGCAAAAGCTACAGAAGGGATGAGCGGAGCAGACCTGAAGGCTATAGCTACCGAAGCAGGTATGTTCGCGGTCAGAAAAGATAAGGAAATGGTTGAGATGGAAGAATTCCTCGAAGCAGTGGAAAAGGTGTCCATGGCTGCGGATACGCAGAAGATGATGCCTGTCAGCCTTCCTGAAACCATGTTCGTGTAA
- a CDS encoding multiprotein bridging factor aMBF1, whose amino-acid sequence MQCEICGAEIRGKPICITIDNSELQVCQKCAPYGKPVDKRTPVSRKVSPVVRTVPRTEKRPRKDFFDILKDELLDNYDQIIREARESRGWSQEDLAENIKEKASLIKKIERREIVPEDSVRKKLEHTLNIKLTERVDVAEQEVSHMRKDTTLGDIVKIKRK is encoded by the coding sequence ATGCAGTGCGAAATATGTGGTGCAGAGATCCGCGGAAAGCCTATATGCATTACAATTGATAACAGCGAACTCCAGGTCTGCCAGAAGTGTGCTCCTTACGGGAAGCCCGTTGATAAGCGGACCCCCGTATCAAGGAAAGTCTCTCCGGTGGTTCGTACGGTACCACGAACTGAAAAGAGGCCAAGAAAGGACTTTTTCGATATTTTAAAAGATGAGCTCCTGGACAATTACGATCAGATTATCCGGGAAGCCAGAGAATCCAGAGGCTGGTCTCAGGAAGACCTGGCTGAAAATATCAAGGAAAAAGCATCTCTCATCAAAAAGATAGAACGAAGAGAAATCGTACCCGAAGATTCCGTTAGAAAGAAACTGGAACATACCCTTAATATCAAACTTACCGAACGCGTGGATGTCGCAGAGCAGGAAGTTTCTCACATGAGAAAAGATACCACTCTGGGCGACATAGTAAAAATAAAGCGCAAATAA
- a CDS encoding TatD family hydrolase encodes MPAKIPITDNHMHIDPRARGLEAVKEFKNSGGTHIILVTKPSWSLGIAVKKPEDYLAVFDETVEIASKICDIGVSAFPVLGVHPAEISKLTEYMELAEARETMKKGLELAAGYVERGLAVGIKSGRPHYPVPADVWEASNEIMEHAFSLGKEQDCAVQLHTESVGEPELRDIAERAKKTGIKMYRVVKHYSPPLVKACEELGIFPGVISVKGAIEQAIEEGTRFMMETDYIDDPDRPGAVLGPKTIPKRTLKLMENYGEEPFWTIHKENPEKVYDIEIEL; translated from the coding sequence ATGCCTGCAAAAATTCCGATTACCGACAACCATATGCATATAGACCCAAGGGCTAGAGGCCTTGAAGCTGTAAAGGAGTTTAAGAATTCAGGTGGAACCCATATAATTCTGGTCACCAAACCAAGCTGGTCTCTTGGGATTGCGGTCAAAAAACCCGAAGACTACCTTGCAGTATTTGACGAGACAGTAGAAATTGCATCGAAAATCTGCGATATAGGAGTTAGTGCTTTTCCGGTTCTCGGGGTTCATCCTGCTGAGATCTCAAAGCTTACGGAGTACATGGAACTGGCAGAAGCCAGAGAAACCATGAAAAAAGGGCTTGAACTTGCTGCTGGATATGTAGAAAGGGGTCTTGCAGTAGGAATAAAGTCAGGACGCCCGCATTATCCTGTGCCCGCAGATGTCTGGGAAGCTTCAAACGAGATAATGGAACATGCCTTTTCTCTCGGAAAAGAACAGGACTGCGCAGTCCAGCTTCATACCGAAAGTGTGGGGGAACCCGAGCTTCGGGACATAGCTGAAAGGGCAAAAAAAACAGGGATAAAAATGTACAGGGTAGTCAAACATTACTCTCCGCCTCTTGTAAAAGCCTGCGAGGAACTCGGGATTTTTCCAGGAGTAATATCGGTTAAAGGGGCAATCGAGCAGGCAATTGAGGAGGGAACTCGTTTTATGATGGAAACGGACTATATCGATGACCCTGATAGGCCTGGCGCTGTACTTGGCCCAAAAACAATCCCGAAAAGGACCTTGAAACTGATGGAAAATTATGGAGAAGAACCATTCTGGACCATCCATAAAGAAAATCCGGAAAAGGTTTACGATATAGAAATCGAACTTTAA